The proteins below come from a single Chitinophaga pinensis DSM 2588 genomic window:
- a CDS encoding suppressor of fused domain protein, producing the protein MSNGPTVLIEQANSRYTMYAVVEQDERTAYFYLYPAELQSKKYRMRACWLRNIQPGPAKRDSAAMANGDAPMLEAHFSNHPEGKEPLKAELVSVVWMPEDDGAAVLYDGKTLGVIPGWSLYADEPAAYAADCINADGNAIVFPLGELGKNEQHTRVAEAVRFREAWDDTEAPQWPVIQQQFIATYESHFGEIKQYFAIDNNQWPPMALGKFEKDNIVYFLTMGVSIRPMPWVSYLYNDNASAYRRMELAMAISKDDFSEEEIMKMAEGLSSMADIPWRHISWLGEGHTIASSKLPAPFESIVLSAALYNGESIALPEMYGDKVNLFWVSPVTLSERQFAHEKANGGYELLEKMIQEDITHIVTKREAIV; encoded by the coding sequence ATGAGCAACGGACCAACAGTATTGATAGAACAGGCGAACAGCCGCTACACGATGTATGCGGTGGTAGAGCAGGACGAACGGACAGCTTATTTTTACCTGTATCCTGCTGAATTGCAGAGCAAAAAATACCGGATGCGTGCCTGCTGGCTGCGCAATATTCAACCGGGACCTGCTAAACGCGACAGTGCAGCCATGGCAAATGGAGATGCACCTATGCTGGAAGCACACTTTAGTAATCATCCGGAAGGCAAAGAGCCTTTAAAAGCGGAATTAGTGTCTGTCGTATGGATGCCGGAAGATGACGGCGCCGCTGTATTGTACGATGGGAAAACGCTGGGTGTTATTCCCGGATGGAGCCTTTATGCAGATGAACCTGCGGCCTATGCGGCAGATTGTATAAATGCAGATGGTAATGCCATCGTATTCCCATTAGGTGAGTTGGGCAAGAACGAACAGCATACGCGTGTAGCAGAAGCGGTGCGTTTCCGTGAAGCATGGGATGATACCGAAGCGCCGCAATGGCCGGTGATTCAGCAACAGTTTATTGCTACTTACGAATCACATTTCGGAGAGATAAAACAATACTTTGCGATCGACAATAACCAATGGCCGCCAATGGCATTGGGTAAGTTTGAAAAGGATAACATCGTTTACTTCCTTACCATGGGTGTCAGCATTCGTCCTATGCCATGGGTGTCTTATCTGTATAATGATAATGCATCTGCATACAGAAGAATGGAACTGGCGATGGCTATCAGCAAAGATGATTTTAGTGAAGAAGAGATCATGAAAATGGCGGAAGGATTGTCCAGTATGGCAGATATTCCATGGAGACATATCAGCTGGCTTGGAGAAGGACATACAATTGCTTCCAGCAAACTGCCGGCTCCTTTTGAAAGTATTGTATTGTCTGCCGCACTGTATAATGGTGAAAGTATTGCATTACCGGAGATGTACGGTGATAAGGTGAACCTTTTCTGGGTAAGCCCTGTGACACTCTCTGAAAGACAGTTCGCACATGAGAAAGCAAATGGCGGATATGAGTTGCTGGAGAAAATGATTCAGGAAGATATTACGCATATTGTGACGAAGCGGGAGGCGATCGTTTAA
- the dusB gene encoding tRNA dihydrouridine synthase DusB, whose protein sequence is MVKIDNIVLPDFPLLLAPMEDVSDPPFRVVCRENGADLLYTEFISSEGLVKDTEKCRRKLAIFDEERPAGVQIFGGDEGKLSMAARIVDMTQPDLLDINFGCPIKGIVSKGAGSGVLKDIDLMVRLTAACVKSTKLPVTVKTRLGWDEDTQNIEEVAERLQDVGIKALAIHGRTRTQMYKGEASWELIAKVKNNPRIHIPIFGNGDIDSPQKALEYKNRYGVDGIMIGRAAIGYPWIFREVKHYLQTGEMLPAPTLEDRIAVCKRQLEKSVQWRGEGHGIFAMRKHYFNYLKGLPDFKAFRSRLVTPEASAEIMDVLDEIAQVYAGFEFDRKPIQLVNYHENCAL, encoded by the coding sequence TTGGTAAAGATCGACAATATTGTGCTGCCTGATTTCCCCCTTCTTTTGGCGCCTATGGAAGACGTGAGTGATCCGCCTTTCCGGGTAGTATGTCGTGAGAACGGGGCGGACCTGTTATATACCGAATTCATTTCCAGTGAAGGACTGGTGAAGGATACGGAGAAATGTCGCCGTAAACTGGCAATTTTCGATGAAGAACGTCCTGCCGGAGTACAGATCTTCGGAGGTGATGAAGGTAAACTGTCGATGGCTGCCCGCATTGTCGATATGACCCAGCCCGATCTGCTGGATATCAATTTTGGTTGCCCGATCAAGGGGATCGTCAGTAAAGGCGCAGGCTCAGGGGTACTGAAAGACATTGATCTGATGGTCCGGCTTACAGCAGCCTGCGTAAAGTCCACAAAACTGCCCGTTACGGTCAAAACCCGTCTTGGCTGGGACGAGGATACCCAAAACATCGAAGAGGTCGCAGAAAGGCTCCAGGACGTCGGTATTAAGGCACTGGCTATCCATGGTCGTACCCGTACCCAGATGTACAAGGGAGAAGCCAGCTGGGAGCTGATCGCTAAAGTAAAGAACAACCCACGTATACATATTCCCATCTTCGGGAACGGAGATATTGATAGTCCGCAGAAAGCCCTGGAATATAAAAACCGCTACGGCGTAGACGGTATCATGATCGGCAGGGCCGCTATCGGTTATCCCTGGATCTTCCGTGAAGTAAAACACTATCTGCAGACGGGGGAGATGCTACCTGCTCCGACACTGGAAGACCGTATCGCCGTTTGTAAACGTCAGCTGGAAAAATCTGTGCAATGGCGTGGCGAAGGTCATGGCATTTTCGCCATGCGCAAACATTACTTCAATTACCTGAAAGGGTTACCTGATTTCAAAGCATTCAGAAGCCGACTGGTCACCCCGGAAGCATCTGCAGAGATCATGGATGTACTGGATGAAATCGCGCAGGTGTATGCCGGTTTTGAATTTGACCGTAAGCCTATTCAGCTGGTCAATTATCATGAGAACTGTGCATTGTAA
- a CDS encoding YfhO family protein: MNSFSWKKIIPHVIAISVFLIVALVYCSPALEGKVLQQTDIVHWKGMAQDAFNYKAVHGHFPLWNTHLFSGMPNYQVTMDTKTFLPDFGSLLQLYLPKPASYFFLACLCFYILGMAYNVNVLAAVLGSLGFAYATYDPIIISVGHETKMLAIAYMPGLLAGLVLIFRKKYVLGLAVAALFATLEIGSGHPQVTFYLLLTLGIMAVGYIATWIMQRDFKHMIIALSLALLAGLIGVGNTSQSLLTTYEYSKYTMRGGKTVDLSEDGKLTQTKTQGLDESYAFQYSLGVGETFVLAMPGAFGGGSAEHLDADSKVVSELTKQGVPEAQASQLATSLPRYWGGVSPFTAGPPYSGALICLLAVIGFVALGLGESTNPISNITRWWILAAIALTLFIAWGSYFSSFNQILFNHLPLFNKFRAPSMALIIPQLLLPLLAVLAVDRLLYADNAKALLQQNFKKILYASGGVIILAGLVYLFNDYKGSYDTQILDGLTQQAGADLARRVLDGMIADRKAMFGAGIFHLLWIWAVIIGAFYLYLKDKIKPVAILGVFIVLNTADLLFVAKKYLNKDNYQDQSSYQAGNFAPTAADQQILQDKDPHYRVLNLSTGDPFNDAITSYYHRSVGGYHAAKLRMYQDIIENQFAKSGAGLNMGLLNMLDTRYVITRSQDQQQPMPVVQRNPEALGAAWFVKHISYVNGPIEAIKALDHLNAKDTAIMDNGYKVAGAEQPAFDSAATIKLVNYENDAIKYATSAKSNQFAVLSEVYYPEGWNAYIDGKETAYTNVNYILRGIAVPAGDHNIEFRFEPASYYTGQKLVYVANLLLWLTIVGSIFMLWKQSRQAKA; the protein is encoded by the coding sequence ATGAACAGTTTTTCCTGGAAGAAGATCATCCCTCACGTGATTGCGATTTCCGTCTTTTTGATCGTTGCATTGGTTTATTGCAGCCCTGCCCTGGAAGGGAAGGTGTTACAGCAGACCGATATCGTGCATTGGAAAGGTATGGCGCAGGACGCGTTTAATTACAAAGCGGTCCATGGCCATTTTCCATTATGGAATACGCACCTGTTCAGTGGTATGCCTAACTACCAGGTAACCATGGATACGAAAACATTCCTGCCTGACTTCGGCAGTCTGCTGCAGTTGTATCTGCCCAAACCGGCCAGTTATTTCTTTCTGGCCTGTCTGTGCTTTTACATCCTGGGTATGGCTTATAATGTGAACGTATTGGCGGCGGTATTGGGTAGTTTAGGTTTTGCTTATGCCACCTATGATCCGATCATCATCTCTGTAGGGCATGAAACAAAAATGCTGGCGATCGCCTATATGCCGGGATTACTGGCAGGGCTGGTGCTGATATTCAGGAAAAAATATGTGCTGGGGCTGGCAGTAGCTGCGCTCTTTGCCACACTGGAAATAGGATCGGGACACCCGCAGGTTACTTTCTATCTGCTGCTGACGCTGGGAATCATGGCGGTAGGTTATATCGCTACCTGGATCATGCAGCGTGACTTTAAACATATGATCATCGCCCTGTCGCTGGCCTTACTGGCCGGTCTGATAGGCGTGGGTAATACTTCTCAGAGTCTGCTGACCACTTACGAGTATTCCAAATACACGATGCGTGGTGGTAAAACAGTCGATCTTTCTGAAGATGGTAAACTGACACAGACAAAAACACAGGGTCTGGATGAAAGCTATGCTTTCCAGTATAGCCTGGGTGTGGGAGAGACATTTGTACTGGCGATGCCGGGTGCATTTGGAGGTGGTTCGGCTGAACACCTGGATGCGGATTCCAAGGTGGTATCGGAGTTGACAAAACAGGGCGTACCGGAAGCACAGGCGAGCCAGCTGGCTACCAGTCTGCCGAGATACTGGGGTGGCGTATCGCCATTCACAGCAGGTCCTCCCTACAGTGGTGCGCTGATCTGTCTCCTGGCAGTAATTGGTTTTGTAGCACTGGGATTGGGTGAAAGCACAAATCCTATCAGCAATATTACCCGTTGGTGGATACTGGCAGCGATTGCGTTAACGCTCTTTATTGCATGGGGTAGCTATTTCTCTTCATTCAACCAGATACTGTTCAATCACCTGCCGCTCTTCAATAAATTCAGAGCGCCGTCTATGGCACTGATCATCCCGCAGTTGCTGCTGCCATTGCTGGCGGTACTGGCGGTTGACAGACTTCTGTATGCTGATAATGCAAAGGCGCTGTTACAGCAAAACTTTAAGAAGATCCTGTACGCCAGTGGTGGTGTTATCATATTGGCAGGTTTAGTATACCTGTTCAACGATTATAAAGGTAGTTATGACACACAGATCCTTGATGGACTGACACAACAGGCAGGTGCAGATCTGGCCCGTCGTGTACTGGATGGTATGATTGCCGACAGAAAAGCGATGTTCGGCGCTGGTATTTTCCACCTGCTTTGGATATGGGCAGTGATCATCGGTGCTTTCTATCTCTATCTGAAAGATAAGATCAAGCCAGTAGCGATCCTGGGTGTGTTCATTGTACTGAATACTGCGGATCTGCTGTTTGTAGCGAAGAAATACCTGAACAAAGACAATTACCAGGATCAATCCAGCTATCAGGCAGGCAACTTTGCACCGACGGCTGCTGATCAGCAGATATTACAGGATAAAGATCCTCATTATAGAGTACTGAACCTGTCAACCGGCGATCCGTTTAACGATGCGATCACTTCTTACTATCACCGTTCCGTAGGGGGGTACCATGCTGCGAAACTCCGTATGTACCAGGATATCATTGAAAACCAGTTTGCTAAATCAGGCGCCGGTCTGAATATGGGCCTGCTCAACATGTTGGATACCCGTTATGTGATCACCCGTTCTCAGGACCAGCAGCAGCCAATGCCGGTGGTCCAGCGTAATCCGGAAGCACTGGGCGCTGCATGGTTTGTAAAACATATCAGCTATGTAAATGGTCCGATTGAAGCGATCAAAGCGTTGGATCATCTGAATGCAAAGGATACAGCGATCATGGACAACGGTTATAAGGTAGCAGGAGCAGAGCAACCGGCATTTGACTCAGCAGCCACCATCAAACTGGTGAACTATGAGAACGATGCAATCAAATATGCGACCAGCGCAAAGAGCAACCAATTTGCGGTATTGAGTGAAGTATACTATCCCGAAGGATGGAACGCTTATATCGATGGTAAAGAGACTGCATATACGAATGTGAACTATATCCTGCGTGGTATTGCAGTACCTGCGGGCGATCATAATATTGAGTTCAGATTTGAACCAGCGTCTTACTATACCGGTCAGAAACTGGTGTATGTAGCGAACCTGCTGTTGTGGTTAACGATCGTGGGCAGCATCTTTATGCTCTGGAAACAAAGCAGACAAGCAAAAGCGTAA
- a CDS encoding GNAT family N-acetyltransferase, producing MTPFNFSGNVVLEDERVILRPLVLADDEYLIPFAVQEPEIWQFSTVPPAGPGGMREYIRTATEARNEGREYPFIVFDKQLQRYAGSTRFYDIQLRNSTLQLGYTWYGKDFQGTGLNKHCKFLLLQYAFERMGMERVEFRAAHTNERSIAAMKSIGCTVEGILRSVAPNVDGTRRSSIILSILKEEWLGSLKESLRNRL from the coding sequence ATGACACCATTTAATTTTTCCGGCAATGTTGTTCTGGAAGACGAAAGAGTAATACTCCGACCGCTCGTATTAGCTGATGATGAATACCTTATTCCTTTTGCGGTCCAGGAACCGGAGATCTGGCAATTTTCTACGGTACCACCAGCCGGACCAGGTGGGATGCGTGAATATATCCGTACTGCTACGGAAGCACGTAATGAAGGGAGGGAATACCCTTTCATCGTGTTTGACAAACAGTTACAACGATATGCGGGTAGTACCCGGTTTTATGATATACAGTTGCGCAACAGCACTTTACAACTGGGATATACCTGGTACGGGAAGGATTTTCAGGGCACTGGTTTAAATAAACACTGTAAGTTTTTACTGCTGCAGTATGCATTTGAGAGAATGGGTATGGAAAGAGTGGAGTTCAGAGCGGCACATACCAATGAAAGAAGCATTGCTGCTATGAAAAGCATTGGTTGTACGGTGGAAGGGATTTTGCGGAGTGTGGCACCGAATGTGGATGGTACCCGGAGAAGCAGCATTATACTGAGTATATTGAAAGAGGAGTGGTTAGGCTCCCTGAAGGAGAGTTTACGGAACCGCCTGTAG
- a CDS encoding purple acid phosphatase family protein, giving the protein MGKLRSCLLLGSLMAFSLITKAQSDDDLRVKVIRGPYLQAASDHSITVRWRTNTATRSRVQYGATPDKADVTVNDSSLTTEHVLKLDGLQARTRYFYKIADFKTVLQGDSANYFYTLPVPGKEGMYRIGAFGDCGNNSVNQRSVKKAVLDYLGTNYMDAWILLGDNAYNSGTDAEFQTKFFNVYKDDLLKNYPLFPTPGNHDYNDNDFPGAVEQAQKTHQTAYYQNFTMPAKGESGGVASNTQAFYSFDLGNIHFLSLDSYGKEADEYRLYDTLGPQVQWVKRDLEANKNKQWVIAYWHHPPYTMGSHNSDNEDELVHIRENFIRILERYGVDLVLCGHSHDYERTRLMKGHYGMEATYSAATHNLSQSSGLYDGSDNSCPYVKDSSGQGTVYVLSGSAGKLGGTQPGYPHDAMQYANATDGGASMLEIQGNRLDLKWICADGKIRDHFTVMKEVNKHTVLRAKAKSKVTLTASFTGNYQWSEKGQTAKSIVVTPRAGTTEYTVQDKEGCLKDTFTVITTK; this is encoded by the coding sequence ATGGGTAAATTACGATCCTGCCTGTTGCTTGGCAGTTTAATGGCATTTAGTCTGATTACGAAGGCACAGTCTGATGATGATTTAAGGGTAAAAGTGATCCGCGGTCCTTATTTACAGGCAGCATCAGATCACAGTATCACCGTGCGCTGGCGTACCAACACTGCTACCCGTAGCCGTGTACAGTATGGCGCTACGCCTGATAAAGCAGATGTAACAGTGAATGATTCATCACTGACAACTGAGCATGTTTTAAAACTCGACGGTTTGCAGGCCCGTACCCGTTATTTCTATAAAATAGCCGATTTTAAAACCGTTTTACAGGGCGATAGCGCTAACTATTTCTATACCTTACCTGTACCTGGTAAAGAAGGTATGTATCGTATCGGTGCTTTTGGTGATTGCGGTAACAATTCTGTGAATCAGCGTAGTGTGAAAAAAGCGGTGCTCGATTATCTTGGTACTAACTATATGGATGCCTGGATCCTGTTGGGTGACAATGCCTATAACAGTGGTACTGACGCTGAATTCCAGACGAAGTTCTTCAACGTGTATAAAGATGATCTGCTGAAGAATTATCCTTTATTCCCTACACCAGGTAACCATGATTACAATGATAACGACTTTCCGGGTGCAGTGGAGCAGGCGCAGAAGACACACCAGACTGCCTACTATCAGAATTTCACTATGCCGGCCAAAGGTGAGTCCGGTGGTGTTGCTTCCAACACGCAGGCTTTTTATTCTTTTGATCTTGGTAATATTCACTTCCTGTCGCTCGATTCTTATGGAAAAGAAGCAGACGAATACCGGTTGTACGATACACTTGGTCCGCAGGTACAATGGGTGAAACGTGATCTGGAAGCCAATAAAAACAAACAATGGGTGATTGCTTACTGGCATCATCCTCCTTATACCATGGGTTCTCATAACTCTGACAACGAGGATGAACTGGTACATATCCGTGAGAACTTCATCCGTATCCTGGAGCGTTATGGTGTAGACCTGGTGCTTTGTGGTCATAGCCATGACTATGAACGTACGCGTCTGATGAAAGGGCACTATGGTATGGAGGCAACGTATAGTGCAGCAACGCATAACCTGAGTCAGTCTTCCGGTCTGTATGACGGCAGCGATAATTCCTGTCCTTATGTAAAAGACAGCAGCGGTCAGGGTACTGTATATGTACTGAGCGGTTCTGCTGGCAAACTGGGTGGTACGCAACCGGGCTATCCGCATGATGCGATGCAGTATGCGAATGCTACTGATGGCGGTGCGAGTATGCTGGAAATCCAGGGTAACCGGCTGGATCTGAAATGGATCTGTGCAGATGGCAAGATCCGTGATCATTTTACAGTGATGAAAGAAGTGAACAAGCACACCGTGCTGCGTGCGAAAGCGAAGAGCAAGGTAACGCTGACGGCTTCATTCACCGGCAATTATCAGTGGAGTGAAAAGGGACAGACTGCGAAGAGTATTGTCGTGACGCCTCGTGCCGGTACAACTGAATATACTGTACAGGACAAGGAAGGCTGTCTGAAAGACACATTTACTGTTATCACAACTAAATAA
- a CDS encoding cytochrome-c peroxidase, protein MRLKLVFPCICVLLLLAVMFTSQGERPASVTDGTIVYFKRQQPLFAASAVALKHSIDALKAGDTATVSAARASLYLCRIRYKAIAFFLEYFFTSEAYVFNAPAKYEIEEPYIEYEEPVGLQQIEALLYDSAVYQRKGELAAQATVLVQTAQDLPSLLYQFSATDQQVLESVRQELIRIMTLYITGYDAPLLKSGIAEARCSMQAIDTVLMSYTGFEKKDSITYYLRQGIQQLTAHPDFDSFDRLSFLVSSALPLQRLVLNSRHDLFHPAVISKDKFPHSSIAGDTALGRRLFFEKALSGNNTRSCASCHQPDRYFSDGLPHNSAINNKEALPRHTPGLLYACYQYSQFWDGRAVSLEDQVLKVLHSPQEMDACDDTLLQRLQRMPAYQDITLPQVQASLAAYLRTLTPFNAPFDRYMAGNKQAMTAEQRTGANIFMGKGQCATCHFAPLFNGLIPPLYNRTEFEVLGTPSNDDLLHPQADHDSGRLAFFPIDFYMGAFKTPTVRNAAPTAPYMHNGAFRTMEQVIDFYDKGGGNGIGLSVPNQTLSAAPLQLSPEEKKALIAFMDALTDGK, encoded by the coding sequence ATGCGATTGAAGCTGGTGTTCCCCTGTATATGTGTATTGCTGCTGCTGGCAGTGATGTTCACTTCACAAGGGGAACGTCCTGCTTCAGTTACTGATGGGACGATTGTTTATTTCAAAAGGCAACAACCTTTGTTTGCCGCCAGTGCTGTCGCATTGAAGCACAGCATTGATGCATTAAAAGCAGGAGATACTGCTACGGTGTCCGCTGCGCGTGCCTCACTATACTTATGCAGGATACGCTATAAGGCGATTGCCTTTTTCCTTGAATACTTCTTTACCAGCGAGGCTTATGTCTTTAATGCACCCGCTAAATACGAAATAGAAGAACCATATATAGAATATGAGGAGCCGGTTGGTTTGCAACAGATAGAAGCGTTGTTGTATGATTCCGCAGTTTATCAACGTAAAGGCGAACTGGCCGCACAGGCGACGGTTCTTGTGCAGACGGCCCAGGATCTACCTTCCTTGTTATACCAGTTTTCCGCCACGGACCAACAGGTGCTGGAGAGTGTGCGACAGGAGCTGATACGGATCATGACGCTTTATATTACCGGTTATGATGCGCCTTTACTAAAGAGTGGGATTGCAGAAGCCCGTTGTTCTATGCAGGCGATAGATACGGTACTGATGTCTTATACGGGTTTTGAAAAGAAAGACAGTATTACTTATTACCTGCGGCAGGGCATTCAGCAATTGACTGCACATCCTGATTTTGACAGTTTCGACAGATTATCCTTCCTGGTCAGTAGTGCATTGCCTTTGCAACGCCTGGTACTGAACAGTCGGCATGACCTGTTTCATCCTGCTGTTATCAGCAAAGATAAATTCCCTCATTCAAGTATAGCCGGCGATACGGCATTGGGCAGGCGCTTATTCTTTGAAAAAGCTTTATCCGGCAATAATACCCGCAGTTGCGCCAGTTGTCATCAGCCGGACCGCTATTTCAGCGACGGACTTCCCCACAACAGTGCTATCAACAATAAAGAAGCATTACCCAGGCATACGCCGGGTTTATTATATGCCTGTTATCAATATTCCCAGTTCTGGGATGGACGGGCTGTGAGTCTGGAGGACCAGGTGTTGAAAGTGCTGCATAGTCCGCAGGAAATGGACGCCTGTGACGATACCCTCTTACAGCGATTACAGCGAATGCCGGCATATCAGGACATTACCCTGCCACAGGTGCAGGCATCTCTGGCGGCTTATCTGCGTACATTGACGCCCTTTAATGCGCCATTTGACAGGTATATGGCCGGGAATAAGCAGGCTATGACAGCAGAACAGCGGACGGGCGCTAACATATTCATGGGCAAGGGACAGTGTGCTACCTGTCATTTTGCGCCTTTGTTCAATGGATTGATACCACCCTTATATAACAGGACGGAATTTGAGGTACTGGGTACCCCGTCGAATGATGATCTGCTGCATCCTCAGGCCGATCATGACAGCGGAAGGCTGGCATTTTTCCCTATTGATTTCTACATGGGCGCATTTAAAACGCCGACAGTACGCAATGCGGCCCCGACAGCTCCATATATGCATAACGGCGCTTTCCGCACCATGGAGCAGGTAATTGATTTCTATGATAAAGGTGGTGGGAATGGTATCGGGCTCTCCGTACCGAATCAGACTTTATCCGCAGCGCCCCTTCAGCTAAGCCCTGAAGAAAAGAAAGCCCTGATTGCTTTCATGGATGCGCTGACTGACGGCAAATAA
- a CDS encoding gliding motility-associated C-terminal domain-containing protein, which translates to MTMLGPVLLSAQDIGIRNPSLEGVPAQYRAPGQWLVVTSTPDIQPGITGVYGPPSHGATYVGFRGGRNWLEAIAQKLNVSMRAGTTYRISMDLSFARGYDSATCYGALAIYGGVILTDTLELLWQSGAFVNTEWKRFTAEFTPRGDYPYLVLGGDVRIACNNAYGIALAVDNLDDTLREVPVVTYAIEPSCQGMSNGRIIAAATGRYAPFTYSWEPTGTTGNILDGVPGGTYILNTCATNGVIVRDTIVLPEAMFDGHATVVPRGCAGEALNKIILNTSGGVAPYEYTISGRPEVKLSPEFDKLYAGNYNIIIKDAKGCMDTLENIHIPDPPPFNLDESRVQSMSCAGANDAAIIFTVSGGIPPYTYTIPGLATQADSVIRNLGGATYAYRIGDAQDCNIAGNIEVPAATHSCAVYAPNAFSPDGDGINDVFRVKIFDKISDFGMFVYDRWGQLIYTGNDMKGGWKGDFKGIPMPAGTYLWMIMYTDGKQQARKQTGSITIVR; encoded by the coding sequence ATGACGATGCTGGGGCCAGTATTGCTGTCAGCACAGGATATCGGCATCCGTAATCCTTCTCTTGAAGGCGTTCCGGCACAATACCGTGCACCCGGACAATGGCTGGTAGTAACTTCTACTCCTGATATACAACCCGGGATTACAGGTGTTTATGGTCCGCCTTCTCATGGTGCGACTTATGTTGGTTTCAGAGGCGGGCGTAACTGGCTGGAAGCGATTGCGCAGAAGCTCAACGTTAGTATGCGTGCCGGCACTACCTATCGTATTTCTATGGACCTCAGTTTTGCCCGTGGCTATGACTCTGCCACCTGTTATGGCGCTTTGGCGATCTATGGCGGTGTGATACTGACAGATACGCTGGAATTGCTGTGGCAATCAGGCGCTTTCGTCAATACGGAATGGAAACGTTTTACGGCAGAATTTACGCCTCGTGGCGATTATCCATATCTCGTACTGGGCGGCGACGTACGTATTGCCTGTAACAACGCTTATGGTATCGCCCTGGCCGTTGATAACCTGGATGATACGCTGCGTGAAGTACCCGTTGTGACGTATGCTATTGAACCGAGTTGCCAGGGGATGAGTAATGGCCGGATCATTGCTGCGGCAACTGGTCGTTATGCGCCTTTCACCTATAGCTGGGAGCCGACAGGAACGACAGGTAATATATTGGATGGCGTACCGGGAGGAACTTATATTCTGAATACATGTGCGACAAACGGTGTTATTGTAAGAGATACAATCGTATTGCCTGAGGCAATGTTTGATGGTCATGCGACGGTTGTACCCAGGGGCTGTGCAGGTGAAGCACTGAATAAGATCATACTCAATACAAGCGGCGGGGTCGCCCCTTATGAATACACCATCAGCGGAAGACCAGAAGTAAAGCTTTCTCCCGAATTTGATAAACTCTACGCAGGTAATTATAATATTATTATCAAGGATGCAAAAGGTTGTATGGATACACTGGAAAATATTCATATTCCTGATCCGCCTCCTTTTAACCTGGATGAAAGTCGTGTACAAAGCATGAGTTGTGCCGGCGCCAATGATGCCGCCATCATTTTTACAGTTAGCGGAGGGATACCACCTTATACTTACACCATTCCGGGTTTAGCCACGCAGGCAGACAGTGTGATCCGTAATCTTGGCGGAGCCACTTATGCCTATCGTATCGGGGATGCGCAGGATTGTAACATTGCCGGTAATATCGAAGTACCTGCGGCTACACATTCCTGTGCTGTGTATGCGCCTAATGCATTTAGTCCTGATGGTGATGGGATCAACGATGTGTTTCGTGTAAAGATTTTTGATAAGATCAGTGATTTCGGCATGTTTGTATATGACCGCTGGGGGCAGCTGATTTATACCGGTAATGATATGAAGGGTGGATGGAAAGGTGATTTCAAGGGGATACCAATGCCCGCGGGTACTTATCTGTGGATGATCATGTATACGGATGGTAAACAGCAGGCCCGGAAACAAACGGGTAGTATAACGATTGTAAGATAA
- a CDS encoding 3'-5' exoribonuclease domain-containing protein, with amino-acid sequence MAYIMVDVESDGPIPGDYSMISFGAVKVDGILDKTFYGRLKPVSEKFIPEALAVSGHTRAETLTFDDPKKVMNDFQNWISKVCNDRPIFISDNNGFDWMFVCWYFHHFLGENPFGFSSQNLGSVYKGMEKDMFTNFKHLRKTKHTHHPVDDAKGNAEALLTMKYKLGLNMKL; translated from the coding sequence ATGGCCTATATAATGGTTGATGTGGAAAGCGATGGCCCTATTCCCGGTGATTATTCAATGATCTCATTCGGAGCAGTGAAAGTAGATGGTATATTGGATAAGACATTCTACGGCAGACTCAAACCCGTTTCAGAGAAATTTATACCCGAAGCGCTGGCTGTTTCCGGGCATACCAGAGCCGAAACCCTGACATTTGATGATCCCAAAAAAGTGATGAACGACTTTCAAAACTGGATCAGCAAAGTATGTAATGACCGCCCGATTTTTATCAGCGACAATAATGGTTTCGACTGGATGTTTGTGTGCTGGTACTTCCATCATTTCCTCGGTGAAAATCCTTTTGGTTTCAGTTCTCAGAATCTGGGTAGTGTGTACAAGGGAATGGAAAAAGATATGTTCACCAATTTCAAACACCTGCGTAAAACAAAGCATACCCACCATCCGGTGGATGATGCAAAAGGCAATGCAGAAGCCCTGCTGACAATGAAATACAAGCTTGGGCTGAACATGAAACTCTAG